Proteins from one Hydrogenophaga sp. SL48 genomic window:
- a CDS encoding ABC transporter ATP-binding protein: MSDTPFIDIDHVTFGYDSRRTILNDISLKFARGKVTAVLGGSGCGKTTLLRLIGGVHAPNSGRVVFDGEVVNAGDKTQLFRLRRRLGMLFQFGALFTDLSVFDNVAFPLREMTDLPETLIRHIVLMKLNAVGLRGAASLRISEVSGGMARRVALARAIALDPELIMYDEPFAGLDLVSMGVAAKLIRTLTDVTGATTLLISHDVPQCMAISDWVVLLATGGRVVAEGTPAELMASDEPEVRQFVRGEPDGPVKFHYPARSVAEDFGPRAPA, translated from the coding sequence ATGAGCGACACCCCATTCATCGACATTGATCATGTGACCTTTGGCTACGACAGCCGGAGAACCATTCTCAACGACATCTCCCTGAAGTTCGCTCGTGGCAAAGTCACCGCGGTGCTGGGCGGCTCCGGCTGCGGCAAGACCACCCTGCTGCGCCTGATCGGTGGGGTGCACGCACCCAACAGCGGCCGTGTGGTCTTTGATGGCGAAGTGGTCAACGCGGGCGACAAGACCCAGCTGTTTCGTCTGCGCCGCCGCCTGGGCATGCTGTTCCAGTTTGGCGCGCTGTTCACCGACCTCTCGGTGTTCGACAACGTGGCCTTCCCCCTGAGGGAAATGACCGACCTGCCCGAGACGCTGATTCGCCACATCGTGCTGATGAAGCTCAATGCGGTGGGGCTGCGTGGCGCGGCCAGCTTGCGCATCAGCGAGGTGTCCGGTGGCATGGCCCGCCGCGTGGCCCTGGCCCGCGCGATCGCGCTCGACCCCGAACTCATCATGTACGACGAGCCCTTCGCCGGCCTGGACCTGGTGTCCATGGGCGTGGCGGCCAAGCTCATCCGCACGCTGACCGATGTCACGGGTGCCACCACGTTGCTGATTTCGCACGATGTGCCCCAGTGCATGGCGATCAGCGACTGGGTGGTGCTGCTGGCCACCGGTGGCCGCGTGGTCGCCGAGGGCACGCCCGCCGAGCTCATGGCCAGCGATGAGCCCGAGGTGCGGCAGTTTGTGCGGGGTGAGCCGGACGGGCCGGTGAAGTTCCACTACCCGGCGCGGTCGGTGGCCGAGGATTTTGGCCCGAGGGCACCGGCATGA
- the mlaE gene encoding lipid asymmetry maintenance ABC transporter permease subunit MlaE, with product MNFLQTLGQSVLSQLGRWGHGAVFFLELLRAVPASLRRFGLVMAQINAIGNRSLVIIMASGLSVGFVLALQMYYALTTYGAAESLGLIVNLSLVRELGPVVTALLFAGRAGTSLTAEIGLMKAGEQIAAMELMAIDPKARVLAPRFLGGIISMPLLAALFSTVGILGAYVVAVVLIGIDAGNFWSIQQNGVDVWRDVGNGVVKSFVFGVICTAVALYQGFETEATPEGVAYATTRTVVTASLSVLAMDFILTALMFSTP from the coding sequence ATGAACTTCCTGCAAACACTGGGCCAATCCGTGCTCAGCCAACTCGGCCGCTGGGGCCATGGCGCCGTGTTCTTTCTTGAGCTGCTCCGGGCGGTGCCGGCATCGCTGCGACGATTCGGTCTCGTGATGGCCCAGATCAACGCGATCGGCAACCGGTCTCTGGTGATCATCATGGCCTCGGGGCTGTCGGTCGGGTTCGTGCTGGCCCTGCAGATGTACTACGCGTTGACCACCTACGGCGCAGCCGAATCGCTGGGGTTGATCGTCAACCTTTCTCTGGTCCGTGAACTCGGTCCTGTGGTCACGGCCTTGCTGTTTGCCGGGCGTGCGGGCACCTCGCTCACCGCCGAGATCGGCCTCATGAAGGCGGGCGAGCAGATCGCCGCCATGGAGCTGATGGCGATCGACCCCAAGGCCCGTGTGCTGGCGCCGCGGTTCCTCGGCGGCATCATTTCCATGCCCCTGCTGGCCGCGCTGTTTTCCACGGTCGGCATCCTGGGCGCCTATGTGGTCGCGGTGGTGCTGATCGGCATCGATGCCGGCAATTTCTGGTCCATTCAACAAAACGGCGTGGACGTCTGGCGCGACGTCGGTAACGGCGTTGTAAAAAGTTTCGTTTTCGGCGTGATCTGCACTGCGGTGGCGCTGTACCAAGGTTTTGAAACCGAAGCCACGCCAGAGGGCGTGGCTTACGCCACGACCCGAACCGTGGTCACGGCATCGTTGAGTGTGCTGGCCATGGACTTCATCCTGACCGCCCTGATGTTCTCGACACCCTGA
- the mlaD gene encoding outer membrane lipid asymmetry maintenance protein MlaD, giving the protein MNKKSTEIFVGLFVVLGLLALLFLALKAANLGSFAGGGDTYTLEARFDNIGGLKSRAPVRSAGVNVGRVTSVTLDAQTYQGVVKMEINKGVNFPKDSSAKIQTSGLLGDQYVGLEPGGDEKNLAAGDVITQTQSAVVLENLIGQFLYNKAADGGEQKAQ; this is encoded by the coding sequence ATGAACAAGAAAAGCACAGAGATTTTTGTTGGCCTGTTTGTCGTGCTCGGCTTGCTGGCCTTGCTCTTCCTTGCCCTCAAGGCTGCCAACCTCGGCAGTTTTGCGGGTGGTGGCGACACCTACACCCTGGAGGCCCGTTTCGACAACATCGGTGGCCTGAAGTCCCGCGCGCCGGTGCGTTCTGCGGGTGTGAACGTGGGCCGTGTGACCAGCGTCACCCTGGATGCACAGACCTACCAGGGCGTCGTCAAGATGGAGATCAACAAGGGCGTGAATTTTCCCAAGGATTCGTCCGCCAAGATCCAGACCTCGGGGCTGCTGGGCGACCAGTATGTGGGGCTTGAGCCGGGCGGCGATGAAAAGAACCTGGCGGCCGGCGACGTGATCACCCAGACGCAGTCGGCCGTGGTGCTGGAAAACCTGATCGGGCAGTTCCTGTACAACAAGGCGGCCGACGGCGGTGAGCAGAAGGCTCAGTGA